The following proteins come from a genomic window of Anguilla rostrata isolate EN2019 chromosome 17, ASM1855537v3, whole genome shotgun sequence:
- the dnaja3a gene encoding dnaJ heat shock protein family (Hsp40) member A3a isoform X1 encodes MMASSAARCSARWLSVAVSTGHRRACSTLVSAHTGGARPVTKWAPQAIGPRGGVLSSGSGNPLTLRGLSGVKPPHVICRLAFHTSAPTSSKQDFYQVLGVPRTATQKEIKKAYYQMAKKYHPDTNKDDPQAKEKFAQLAEAYEVLSDEVKRKQYDTYGSAGFDPSQAGAGQQQYWRGGASVDPEELFRKIFGEFSGAQGFGDFNAMFNQPQEYVMELTFMQAAKGVNKEITVNMEDTCQRCDGKGSEPGTKVQHCHYCNGTGMETINTGPFVMRSTCRRCGGRGSVMTTPCVSCRGTGQTKQRRTVMVPVPAGVEDGQTVRMPVGKKEIFITFRVQRSPVFRRDGADIHSDALISVAQAILGGSARAQGLYETINISIPAGIQSDHRIRLSGKGIPRMNSYSYGDHYIHIKIRIPKTLTDRQRALILSYAEDEVDVEGTVNGVTATAAGGGSRGRQGEAEAEPEENKQEAGFLSKLKKMFS; translated from the exons ATGATGGCGTCTTCCGCAGCTCGTTGTTCAGCACGCTGGTTATCGGTGGCCGTCTCCACAGGGCACCGGCGGGCCTGCTCCACGCTCGTTTCGGCCCACACCGGTGGAGCCCGTCCTGTCACAAAATGGGCACCCCAGGCGATTGGACCTCGGGGCGGCGTGTTGAGCAGTGGATCCGGGAATCCCTTGACATTGAGAGGGCTGTCAG GTGTGAAGCCCCCCCACGTCATCTGCAGGCTGGCCTTCCACACCAGCGCCCCCACGTCCAGCAAGCAGGACTTCTACCAGGTGCTGGGCGTGCCTCGCACTGCCACTCAGAAGGAGATCAAGAAAGCTTATTACCAG ATGGCCAAGAAGTACCACCCCGACACAAACAAAGACGATCCCCAGGCTAAAGAGAAGTTCGCCCAGCTGGCGGAAGCTTATGAG GTGCTGAGCGACGAGGTGAAGAGGAAGCAGTACGACACGTACGGCTCGGCCGGGTTCGACCCGAGCCAGGCCGGCGCCGGCCAGCAGCAGTACTGGAGAGGAGGGGCCAGCGTGGACCCGGAGGAGCTCTTCCGCAAGATCTTCGGGGAGTTCTCCGGGGCGCAGGGGTTCGGGGACTTCAACGCCATGTTCAATCAGCCCCAGGAG tacgTGATGGAGCTGACGTTCATGCAAGCGGCGAAGGGCGTGAACAAAGAGATAACGGTCAACATGGAGGACACCTGTCAGCGCTGCGACGGCAAGGGCAGCGAGCCGGGGACGAAAGTGCAGCACTGCCACTACTGTAACGGGACCGGCATG GAAACCATAAACACGGGGCCCTTTGTGATGCGTTCCACCTGCCGCCGctgcggtgggcggggctccgTCATGACCACGCCCTGCGTGTCGTGCCGCGGGACGGGGCAGACCAAGCAGAGGAGGACGGTCATGGTTCCCGTGCCCGCAG GTGTGGAGGATGGCCAGACGGTCCGGATGCCCGTGGGGAAGAAGGAGATCTTCATCACGTTTCGA gtCCAGAGGAGCCCGGTGTTCAGGCGGGACGGGGCGGACATCCATTCAGACGCTCTGATCTCAGTGGCCCAGGCCATCCTGGGGGGTTCAGCGCGCGCCCAGGGGCTCTACGAGACCATCAACATctcg ATCCCTGCTGGGATCCAGTCTGACCACCGGATCCGTCTGTCAGGGAAGGGGATCCCCCGGATGAACAGCTACAGTTACGGAGACCACTACATCCACATCAAGATCCGCATCCCCAA GACGCTGACGGACAGGCAGAGGGCTCTCATCCTGAGCTACGCTGAGGACGAGGTGGACGTGGAAGGCACGGTCAACGGTGTGACTGCCACCGCTGCGG
- the dnaja3a gene encoding dnaJ heat shock protein family (Hsp40) member A3a isoform X2: MMASSAARCSARWLSVAVSTGHRRACSTLVSAHTGGARPVTKWAPQAIGPRGGVLSSGSGNPLTLRGLSGVKPPHVICRLAFHTSAPTSSKQDFYQVLGVPRTATQKEIKKAYYQMAKKYHPDTNKDDPQAKEKFAQLAEAYEVLSDEVKRKQYDTYGSAGFDPSQAGAGQQQYWRGGASVDPEELFRKIFGEFSGAQGFGDFNAMFNQPQEYVMELTFMQAAKGVNKEITVNMEDTCQRCDGKGSEPGTKVQHCHYCNGTGMETINTGPFVMRSTCRRCGGRGSVMTTPCVSCRGTGQTKQRRTVMVPVPAGVEDGQTVRMPVGKKEIFITFRVQRSPVFRRDGADIHSDALISVAQAILGGSARAQGLYETINISIPAGIQSDHRIRLSGKGIPRMNSYSYGDHYIHIKIRIPKTLTDRQRALILSYAEDEVDVEGTVNGVTATAAGKRSAGN; the protein is encoded by the exons ATGATGGCGTCTTCCGCAGCTCGTTGTTCAGCACGCTGGTTATCGGTGGCCGTCTCCACAGGGCACCGGCGGGCCTGCTCCACGCTCGTTTCGGCCCACACCGGTGGAGCCCGTCCTGTCACAAAATGGGCACCCCAGGCGATTGGACCTCGGGGCGGCGTGTTGAGCAGTGGATCCGGGAATCCCTTGACATTGAGAGGGCTGTCAG GTGTGAAGCCCCCCCACGTCATCTGCAGGCTGGCCTTCCACACCAGCGCCCCCACGTCCAGCAAGCAGGACTTCTACCAGGTGCTGGGCGTGCCTCGCACTGCCACTCAGAAGGAGATCAAGAAAGCTTATTACCAG ATGGCCAAGAAGTACCACCCCGACACAAACAAAGACGATCCCCAGGCTAAAGAGAAGTTCGCCCAGCTGGCGGAAGCTTATGAG GTGCTGAGCGACGAGGTGAAGAGGAAGCAGTACGACACGTACGGCTCGGCCGGGTTCGACCCGAGCCAGGCCGGCGCCGGCCAGCAGCAGTACTGGAGAGGAGGGGCCAGCGTGGACCCGGAGGAGCTCTTCCGCAAGATCTTCGGGGAGTTCTCCGGGGCGCAGGGGTTCGGGGACTTCAACGCCATGTTCAATCAGCCCCAGGAG tacgTGATGGAGCTGACGTTCATGCAAGCGGCGAAGGGCGTGAACAAAGAGATAACGGTCAACATGGAGGACACCTGTCAGCGCTGCGACGGCAAGGGCAGCGAGCCGGGGACGAAAGTGCAGCACTGCCACTACTGTAACGGGACCGGCATG GAAACCATAAACACGGGGCCCTTTGTGATGCGTTCCACCTGCCGCCGctgcggtgggcggggctccgTCATGACCACGCCCTGCGTGTCGTGCCGCGGGACGGGGCAGACCAAGCAGAGGAGGACGGTCATGGTTCCCGTGCCCGCAG GTGTGGAGGATGGCCAGACGGTCCGGATGCCCGTGGGGAAGAAGGAGATCTTCATCACGTTTCGA gtCCAGAGGAGCCCGGTGTTCAGGCGGGACGGGGCGGACATCCATTCAGACGCTCTGATCTCAGTGGCCCAGGCCATCCTGGGGGGTTCAGCGCGCGCCCAGGGGCTCTACGAGACCATCAACATctcg ATCCCTGCTGGGATCCAGTCTGACCACCGGATCCGTCTGTCAGGGAAGGGGATCCCCCGGATGAACAGCTACAGTTACGGAGACCACTACATCCACATCAAGATCCGCATCCCCAA GACGCTGACGGACAGGCAGAGGGCTCTCATCCTGAGCTACGCTGAGGACGAGGTGGACGTGGAAGGCACGGTCAACGGTGTGACTGCCACCGCTGCGG